GAAGCCCAATAATCCCTCGGCGCATCTGGCTGAGCCTCGTGGCGCCTTCACCACCCTGCATCTGGACGATCGACTGCGCGGATGCGTGGGCTTTGTCTATCCCGTGAAATCGCTGTGCACGACGGTGGTGGAAACGGCGGTCGCGGCCGCATTCCATGATCCCCGCTTCCTGCCGGTAACCGAGGAAGAAGGCTCGCGTCTGCAGATCGAGATCAGCGTGCTCTCGCAACTATTTCGCATCGATCCGAGAGCGGTCATCGTAGGTCAGCACGGCTTGCTGGTGAGCCGGGGATTCCAGCGCGGGTTGCTGCTGCCGCAAGTCGCGGTCGAGCACGGCTGGTCCTGTGAGATGTTCCTCGACGAAGCCTGTCTGAAGGCCGGCCTTTCACCCGACGCCTGGAAGCATGGAGCCACTGTGGAGGCATTCACAGCGGAAGTGTTCGGCGACCGCGCAGGCCAGGCTGCGTAGCCCAATCGGATTTTTCAGGCAAAGAAAAACGGGCGCGTGTGCAAGACACGCGCCCGGTGTGTGCTCGAAACTACTGCTGTTCTGGCATGGTGGCGCCGGAGGGGATGACCCAAAGGTCGGCCTTCTTCCCCGGCATGGGCGAAGTCTGAACGTCCACCCGGCCGGCATCGACGCCCTTCTCCCGGGTGAGGTAGTCGCGGGCATTCTCCGCGCGCTTGGTCGCCAGGGTCTGGCCCGCCTTTTCATCGCCGTCTACCGTGCCTACGATGGCGGCACGGCTATCCGGCTCGCGCTGCAGCAAGAGCGCAAGGTCATCGAGCATGGCCTTGGCCTGGTTATCTATGCGGGCGCTGTTGCGGCGGAACTGAATCTCGTTCAGCTTGCTGGCCTGCGGAATAGCTGGGGCCGCAACATTGACGTTGGTCATGGCGGAAGCCGAAAGGTTGCGGTCGTCGGTGGCCGTGGAACGCACGGTGATGACCCCGGGCGTGGTGTTGTAGGTGTCGAGCACCGCGATTCCGTCGGTGGGGGAAACGTTGCCGGCGCTGGAGGCATGGCTGATGGTCAGCGGACGGCCGTCTGGACTGGCCGCTTCACAGGTGATGGTGGAGCGTTCGC
Above is a window of Terriglobales bacterium DNA encoding:
- the amrA gene encoding AmmeMemoRadiSam system protein A translates to MLPQPDNPSLPSLFPEYSPQERSFLLDAARRAILAAVRRENWKPNNPSAHLAEPRGAFTTLHLDDRLRGCVGFVYPVKSLCTTVVETAVAAAFHDPRFLPVTEEEGSRLQIEISVLSQLFRIDPRAVIVGQHGLLVSRGFQRGLLLPQVAVEHGWSCEMFLDEACLKAGLSPDAWKHGATVEAFTAEVFGDRAGQAA